One Aegilops tauschii subsp. strangulata cultivar AL8/78 chromosome 7, Aet v6.0, whole genome shotgun sequence genomic window carries:
- the LOC109758928 gene encoding uncharacterized protein, giving the protein MAAIEEERAKNQELLAEERRQAAEREREIEERTARLLEEESNQNDLANRAIYELFASMCEKNGQTPPPMPVIAPADTHNSRQASTSAIGASKNPDPPPSATTASKNPDPSPTG; this is encoded by the exons ATG gctgctattgAGGAAGAGAGAGCAAAGAACCAGGAGCTTCTGGCGGAGGAAAGGAGgcaggcggcggagagggagagggagattgAGGAGAGGACGGCTAGGCTTTTGGAGGAGGAGAGCAACCAGAACGACTTGGCTAACCGGGCCATATACGAGCTCTTCgcg tccaTGTGCGAGAAGAACGGTCAGACCCCTCCACCGATGCCAGTCATTGCTCCGGCGGACACG CATAactcccgacaagcatcgacgTCTGCCATTGGCGCGAGCAAGAACCCCGatcctcctccgtctgccactaCCGCGAGCAAGAACCCCGATCCTTCACCTACGGGTTGA